Below is a genomic region from Thermodesulfobacteriota bacterium.
CGTCAGCAGCGGCCCCTTCATTTTTCCACGGCCGCCGCGCAGCGCCCGCACAGGTCGGGGGTCGCGGGAAGGGTCCCCACTTCCGGGGCGTGGTTCCAGCACCGTTCGCACTTGGCCCACGGCGCCTTCTCCACCTTGATCCGGAGTCCCGGGTACGCGGTGCTTTCGTAGACTCCCGGCCCGGACGGGTCGCCGGTCTCGATGCCGGACACGGTGAGGACCTCGCGGACGGAGCGCAGGTGGTCCCTTAGCAGCTCCGCGAAGGGGCCCGGCGCGATCGTGACAAGCGCGTCCTGGTCGCTGCCGATGACCTTCTCCTTGCGGGCGGCCTCCAGCGGCTGGGCGGCCTCGGCGCGCAGCGCGAGGATCCGCTCCCACCGCGCGGCGATCGCGTCGGCGTCCGGGATCTCGCGCGGCTCCGGCAGGTCGGCCAGGAACACGCTTTCCGTCTGCCCCAGGTGCTTGGGCAGGTATCCCCACGCCTCGTCGGCCGTGAACGACAGGACGGGCGCGACCAGCGTCAGCAGCCCCCGGGCGATCTCGAACACCGCCGTCTGCGCGGACCGGCGGGCGGGGGAGTCCGGCGGAGAGCAGTACATCCGGTCCTTCAGGACGTTCAGGTAGAAGGCGGACAGGTCTACGGAGCAGAAGTCGTTCACCGCGTGGAAGACGATGTGGAACTCGTAGTCTTCATACGCCTTGCGAACCTTCGCCGCCAGCCGTTCGAACAGCACGAGGGCGTACCGGTCCATCTCCTCCATCCGCTCCACGGGGACCGACTGCCAGCCGGGCGTGAAGTCGCTCAGGTTGGAGAGCAGGTAGCGGACCGTGTTGCGGATCTTCCGGTACGCCTCCGTCAGCCGGTCGAGGATGTCCTTCGACAGGCGGATGTCGTCCCGGTAGTCCGCCGCGGCGACCCAGAGGCGCAGAAGCTCGGCGCCGTGCTTCTTGATGATCTCCTCGGGGGGGATCACGTTCCCCCTGGACTTGTGCATCGCCTCGCCCTTGCCGTCGACCACGAACCCGTGCGTGAGCACCTCGCGGTACGGCGCGAAGCCGCGCGTCCCCACGGCGGCCAGGATGGAGGAGTGGAACCAGCCGCGGTGCTGGTCGGACCCCTCGAGGTAGAGGTCCACCGGGATGCCGAGGCCGCGGTCCTCCTTCCCCTCGCACACGGCGGCGTAGGAGACGCCCGAGTCGAACCACACGTCGAGGATGTCGGTCTCCTTGCGGAACTTCCCTTCCCCGCAGGAGGGGCACTTCGCGCCGGGGGGAAGCAGCTCGGCCGCGTCCCGCTCGAACCACGCGTCCGCCCCCTCCTTCTCGAAGAAGTCCGCCACGCGGTCGATGAGCGCGCGGTCCAGGAGCTGGCGCCCGCACCCCTCGCACTGGAAGGAGGCGATCGGAACGCCCCAGGCGCGCTGGCGCGAGATGCACCAGTCGGGGCGGTTGGCGATCATCCCCTCGATCCGCTCCTGCCCCCACGACGGGATCCACCGCACCTTCCGGATCTCCGCGAGCGTCTTCTCCCGCAGCTTCGTGTTGTCCATCGAGATGAACCACTGCTTCGTGGCCCGGAAGATGACGGGCTGCTTGCAGCGCCAGCAGTGGGGATAGGAGTGGGTGACCTTCCCCAGATGCATCAGCGCGCCGGCCTCGGCGAGCTTCTCGTTCACCAGCGGGTTCGCCTCGAACACCTGCTTCCCGGCGAAGAACGGTACGTCCTTCGTGAAGCGGCCGTCGTCGTCGAGCGGCGCGTAGGCGGGCAGGCCGTACTTCAGCCCTGTTTCGTAGTCCTCCCGCCCGTGCCCCGGGGCGGTGTGGACGCAGCCGGTCCCCGCGTCGAGCGTCACGTAGTCGGCCAGGACGAGGATCGAGTCGCGGCCGGCGAAGGGGTGGCGGCAGCGCAGCCGCTGCAGATGCTCCGCGCGGAACACTGCGATCTTTTCGGGCGCTGTAAGCCCCGTCTCCGCGGCGAACCGCTCCGCCAGTCCGTCGGCCACCACGTAGACCTC
It encodes:
- the ileS gene encoding isoleucine--tRNA ligase, with the translated sequence MDYKNTLNLPQTDFPMRANLAQREPEMLARWESPDLYRLMLERRKGRPTFVLHDGPPYANGHTHIGHALNKILKDIIVKHRSMTGHLCVYIPGWDCHGLPIEHQVDKTLGAKKETLPTAVKRRLCREYAAKFIDIQRAEFKRLGVLGDWENPYRTMTFDYEARILRELGRFVETGAVYQGTKPVYWCMTCRTALAEAEVEYADHTSHSIHVKFPFVDPPEKIHPSLAGKKVFFVIWTTTPWTIPSNLAVALHPDYDYAALASGDEVYVVADGLAERFAAETGLTAPEKIAVFRAEHLQRLRCRHPFAGRDSILVLADYVTLDAGTGCVHTAPGHGREDYETGLKYGLPAYAPLDDDGRFTKDVPFFAGKQVFEANPLVNEKLAEAGALMHLGKVTHSYPHCWRCKQPVIFRATKQWFISMDNTKLREKTLAEIRKVRWIPSWGQERIEGMIANRPDWCISRQRAWGVPIASFQCEGCGRQLLDRALIDRVADFFEKEGADAWFERDAAELLPPGAKCPSCGEGKFRKETDILDVWFDSGVSYAAVCEGKEDRGLGIPVDLYLEGSDQHRGWFHSSILAAVGTRGFAPYREVLTHGFVVDGKGEAMHKSRGNVIPPEEIIKKHGAELLRLWVAAADYRDDIRLSKDILDRLTEAYRKIRNTVRYLLSNLSDFTPGWQSVPVERMEEMDRYALVLFERLAAKVRKAYEDYEFHIVFHAVNDFCSVDLSAFYLNVLKDRMYCSPPDSPARRSAQTAVFEIARGLLTLVAPVLSFTADEAWGYLPKHLGQTESVFLADLPEPREIPDADAIAARWERILALRAEAAQPLEAARKEKVIGSDQDALVTIAPGPFAELLRDHLRSVREVLTVSGIETGDPSGPGVYESTAYPGLRIKVEKAPWAKCERCWNHAPEVGTLPATPDLCGRCAAAVEK